The proteins below are encoded in one region of Stieleria sp. JC731:
- a CDS encoding PAS domain S-box protein: MNDLQSSADSSQSSSAKHEDLPASQESNKQRPIVVGIGASAGGLNALTGFLENIPDDPGVAFVIVQHLDPNHSSSLVDILRRRTKLPVNQVDQEMLVEVNQLYVIPPGRYLSIKDGRLQLSEPQDNRGSRMAIDYFFISLAEYSSESSIGIVLSGTGTDGTAGLREIKHYGGLTIVQEPNEAEHAGMPNSAIDAVHIDYVLPVNQIGFRLKRYVDFCRRYGPLSAQVASRSENADLAPVLDLIRRELKQDFRRYRKNTLLRRIQRRMGLLQLEELSDYVKVLDDNSAEREALRRDLLIGVTRFFRDQIAWQQLEQQLDVLVERASRQSPIRVWCAGCATGEEAYSIAMLLLEKTEGLGKDAPFQIFATDVAEDALQIARSGVYPEAIMKDVPLGRLRRFFNKEPGTYRISKQLRESVVFASQNVLAQPPFAKLDLVLCRNLLIYLEREAQDRVLDVFQFGLKEGGILFLGNTESVGRAADLFSPISKKLRLFRRTSVKSWPPVETGYESNQQPLLPNSDIGQVTQRQGRRESGLGACVQRQVLQQLDRAVAVVNEKGKLLFVEGCADLYLKLNTGELSTELPDLIEVSRRGIKAKLRDGVRKAWDSKHLIDIEGRVQRDGGFKRCHMRISRLLGRPEDPAVLIVFTPLENVVSKEALVFHESHDSLIDETVVSEHTMMELEHELATTREQLNSSIAELESANEALKASNEEAMTMNEELQSSNEELETSKEELQSLNEELTTLNNQLEIKVGELEESTNDLENIIASTDVPTIFLDSQFRIRRHTPSCVDLFRFIAGDLGRPLADISTRFEDPNLVDDAEKVLRDLRPRDRQIKSHDGNRWYHRRMLPYRTEDGRIQGVVMTFTEITDLLEAQQKAEQQLAQNKNIYSTAPIGLAFVDCDQRFISINERLASLSGLPAEAHLAQKIVSVMPTTFAEAISELCKRVLASGKPVIDSEVTGPSNASNDGRIFLTSCVPVNRPNGEIAGVNIVAQEITERKLAEQNLRRSEHRYRTVIDATSAITWACPASGLYIEPQLSWMRFTGQTVEESLGSGWQNAVHPEDVEEVIREWNESIKTFRPFRSEHRIRRRDGQYRWMSTSIAPIPTDKGEVKEWFGMSFDVTDRKKSEQSLIDLNRRLEVAQLAGGVGAWEWDIDAGTVQWSNSLFDALGYDKDSFDNRYEQIIALIHHEDRSRVIGHLNQVVAGHKSRYQIEHRILHHDGHFVWLSASGIPTKDTSGRVVSICGAAINITEQKLWETHLRDREAYLRRVLDNQLAFVALMDPEGTTLEVSQSALDTVGIAREDAIGRKEWDQPWWNFDEASRQQILQDYDNVRRGAIIRRDAIWWTNDNESLEVEYMLSPTYDDDGTLRHVIASAVDISDRKQAEYRMRHSEERYRALIDATAEIVWTTTASGEVELDSPSWREYTGQTFEQWKGWGWLDAIHPEDREVTAEKWRRAVITKSDCRMEYRVRHCSGEYRWTAVRAVPVLLDDGSVREWVGLNVDIQPQKNAEGLIRKSEGRLSKAMEIAKAGSWEATPGANEFRGSELAMRLYGFAPETETTLEDILAVVHPNDQATVRLALKESADTGVSFNVEMRIVQPDGTVRWVASHAEVDRGSEPPHLMGFVQDITSRKQTQLELLASERRLAAALEGGKMGLWEWDLQRGSCVWNDREYEIFGLEPGDGEVAVSIFFEHVHEEDSGELRRVLRQVTEDAHEFYHEARIRKIDGQIRWIAFAGQVERNEQGIPLRLVGVNYDITEPKIASEALRESDRRKDEFLATLAHELRNPLAPLRSGLEIIRTSANDPEMIAETLQTMHRQLSHLVALVDDLLDVSRISKGKLRLRRENLRFFSVVKDAIEISRPMVEIAGHRFHVDLPDRDAMLNGDPHRLSQILSNLINNAAKYTPSGGNVTVTARIEDREAVISVTDDGIGIESDQLVKVFTMFAQIEREESLGYAGLGIGLSLVESLVEMHGGKISVLSPGAGKGATFTVRLPIERVLEEPVVERGDNQEQMLSTLRRVSKVLVVDDNYAAAKTLSIVIKKLGNDVRIASDGVEGVQAAEEFKPDLVIMDIGMPVMDGYAAARAMRAESWGKKMLLVALTGWGQDEDFRKTKEAGFDQHLVKPIEPEVIHRLLYDLGNSHEDRHESEPN, encoded by the coding sequence ATGAATGATCTACAATCGTCTGCAGATTCCAGTCAATCCTCTTCTGCCAAACACGAGGATTTGCCGGCCAGCCAGGAAAGCAACAAACAACGTCCCATCGTTGTCGGTATTGGTGCATCTGCAGGCGGTTTAAACGCTCTGACAGGATTCTTGGAGAATATTCCTGACGATCCGGGAGTAGCGTTTGTCATTGTCCAGCATCTCGATCCGAATCACTCCAGTTCTCTTGTCGATATTCTGCGTCGACGCACAAAGTTACCTGTGAATCAAGTCGATCAGGAAATGCTGGTCGAAGTCAATCAATTGTACGTGATCCCGCCGGGACGGTATTTGTCCATCAAAGATGGGCGTCTGCAGCTAAGTGAACCTCAGGACAATCGTGGTTCGCGGATGGCGATCGATTACTTCTTCATTTCTTTGGCTGAATACAGTAGCGAATCCAGTATCGGTATCGTCTTGTCGGGGACCGGAACCGACGGAACGGCAGGGCTTCGAGAGATCAAGCACTACGGTGGCCTAACGATCGTCCAAGAGCCAAACGAAGCCGAACATGCGGGGATGCCGAACTCGGCAATTGATGCTGTTCACATTGATTATGTGCTACCCGTAAATCAGATCGGATTCCGGTTGAAGCGGTATGTCGACTTTTGTCGCCGGTATGGACCGCTTTCTGCTCAGGTTGCCTCGAGGAGCGAAAACGCTGATCTCGCTCCGGTTCTTGATTTGATCCGAAGAGAGCTGAAACAGGATTTTCGCCGCTACCGGAAAAACACCTTGCTTCGAAGAATTCAGAGGCGGATGGGGCTTCTACAACTAGAAGAGCTTTCTGACTATGTCAAAGTCCTGGACGACAATTCAGCCGAACGCGAGGCCCTGCGGCGCGACCTGTTAATTGGAGTCACTCGATTTTTTCGAGATCAGATCGCATGGCAACAGCTAGAACAGCAGCTGGACGTCTTGGTCGAACGTGCCAGTCGCCAGTCACCGATTCGAGTTTGGTGTGCGGGATGTGCAACCGGAGAGGAAGCGTACTCCATTGCGATGCTGTTGTTGGAGAAAACAGAAGGACTTGGCAAGGACGCGCCTTTCCAAATCTTCGCAACGGATGTCGCTGAAGACGCATTGCAGATCGCACGCAGCGGCGTTTATCCGGAAGCAATCATGAAGGACGTTCCGCTGGGCAGGCTACGACGTTTTTTCAATAAAGAACCCGGGACATATCGAATCTCGAAGCAGCTTCGTGAATCAGTCGTGTTCGCAAGCCAGAACGTATTGGCGCAGCCGCCGTTTGCCAAGTTGGATCTAGTTCTATGCCGAAATCTATTGATCTACTTGGAGCGTGAAGCTCAGGATCGGGTTCTTGACGTCTTTCAATTTGGGTTGAAAGAGGGGGGGATTTTGTTTCTTGGGAACACGGAATCCGTCGGACGGGCCGCCGATTTGTTCTCCCCCATTTCAAAGAAGCTGCGGTTGTTTCGTCGCACTTCTGTTAAGAGCTGGCCACCAGTCGAAACGGGATATGAGTCCAACCAGCAGCCGCTGTTGCCAAATTCTGACATCGGTCAGGTGACACAGCGACAGGGACGGCGTGAATCAGGGCTTGGCGCTTGTGTGCAACGACAGGTACTGCAACAGCTTGATCGAGCCGTTGCCGTGGTCAACGAAAAGGGAAAGCTTTTGTTTGTCGAAGGTTGCGCCGACCTGTATTTGAAGCTCAATACCGGGGAGCTATCCACGGAGCTTCCGGATCTGATTGAAGTCTCACGTCGTGGGATCAAAGCCAAGCTTCGTGACGGGGTTCGAAAGGCATGGGATTCGAAACATCTGATCGATATCGAAGGAAGAGTTCAGCGTGATGGCGGATTCAAACGTTGCCATATGCGTATTAGCCGTTTGCTCGGACGCCCGGAAGATCCTGCTGTTTTGATCGTCTTTACGCCACTGGAAAATGTCGTCAGCAAAGAAGCTCTCGTCTTTCATGAATCACATGATTCGCTGATTGATGAAACAGTTGTGTCGGAACACACCATGATGGAGCTCGAACACGAGTTGGCGACGACTCGCGAGCAATTAAACAGTTCCATTGCGGAATTGGAATCAGCCAATGAAGCGCTGAAGGCTTCCAATGAAGAAGCAATGACGATGAACGAGGAGCTGCAGTCCAGCAATGAGGAATTGGAGACGTCCAAAGAAGAACTTCAGTCCTTGAACGAAGAACTGACGACGTTAAACAACCAATTAGAAATAAAAGTTGGTGAGCTGGAAGAGTCAACCAACGATCTAGAGAACATCATTGCCAGTACGGATGTCCCAACGATCTTTTTGGACTCTCAATTTCGAATCCGAAGGCACACACCTTCGTGCGTTGACTTGTTTCGGTTTATCGCAGGAGACCTGGGGCGACCTCTGGCGGACATCTCAACGCGTTTCGAGGATCCAAACCTAGTTGATGATGCCGAAAAAGTACTGCGAGATCTACGACCGCGAGATCGACAGATAAAAAGTCATGACGGGAACCGATGGTACCATCGGCGAATGCTTCCTTATCGGACGGAAGACGGGCGTATTCAAGGTGTGGTGATGACTTTCACGGAAATCACCGACTTACTTGAGGCCCAGCAAAAAGCGGAACAGCAGCTGGCTCAAAACAAAAACATCTATTCAACGGCACCGATCGGGTTGGCATTTGTCGACTGCGACCAGCGATTCATTAGCATCAATGAACGTTTAGCATCGCTAAGTGGCCTTCCCGCCGAAGCACACTTAGCGCAAAAGATTGTGTCGGTGATGCCAACTACCTTTGCCGAGGCTATTTCGGAGCTTTGTAAAAGGGTTCTCGCCAGTGGAAAGCCGGTCATCGATAGCGAAGTCACCGGCCCAAGCAATGCGTCAAACGATGGTCGAATCTTCTTAACCAGCTGCGTCCCGGTGAATCGCCCGAACGGGGAAATCGCAGGTGTGAATATTGTTGCGCAAGAAATCACGGAAAGGAAATTAGCCGAACAAAATTTGCGGCGAAGTGAGCATCGATATCGGACGGTGATTGATGCAACTAGTGCGATCACATGGGCCTGTCCGGCGTCGGGGTTGTACATCGAGCCGCAGCTTTCTTGGATGCGATTTACTGGTCAAACGGTCGAAGAGTCGCTGGGCAGCGGTTGGCAGAATGCCGTGCATCCTGAGGACGTCGAAGAAGTCATTCGAGAGTGGAATGAATCAATTAAAACGTTTCGTCCGTTTCGAAGTGAACATCGAATTCGTCGGCGTGATGGCCAGTACCGTTGGATGAGCACTTCGATCGCACCGATTCCAACCGATAAAGGCGAAGTTAAAGAATGGTTCGGAATGTCATTCGATGTGACCGATCGGAAAAAGTCTGAGCAGTCATTGATTGATCTAAATCGTCGTTTGGAGGTCGCGCAGCTCGCAGGCGGTGTCGGTGCATGGGAGTGGGATATCGACGCGGGCACGGTTCAGTGGTCAAACTCGCTTTTCGATGCACTCGGCTACGACAAGGATTCGTTCGACAATCGATATGAACAGATCATCGCGTTAATTCACCATGAAGATCGGTCGCGAGTCATCGGACATTTAAACCAAGTTGTAGCTGGTCATAAGTCGCGTTATCAAATCGAGCACCGTATTCTGCACCATGACGGTCACTTCGTTTGGCTAAGTGCGAGTGGGATTCCTACGAAGGACACTTCGGGCCGCGTGGTCAGTATTTGTGGTGCGGCGATCAATATCACCGAACAAAAGCTATGGGAAACACATCTTCGCGATCGTGAGGCTTACTTGCGACGCGTGCTGGATAACCAGCTCGCATTTGTGGCGTTGATGGATCCAGAGGGGACGACGCTTGAAGTCAGTCAATCGGCGCTCGATACAGTTGGGATCGCTCGTGAGGACGCGATCGGGCGAAAGGAGTGGGATCAACCTTGGTGGAATTTTGATGAGGCATCACGGCAACAGATCCTACAAGATTACGACAATGTACGACGGGGAGCGATCATTCGCCGAGACGCAATTTGGTGGACCAACGACAACGAATCGCTTGAAGTGGAGTACATGTTGTCGCCGACGTATGACGACGACGGAACACTTCGTCACGTGATCGCATCTGCCGTTGACATCAGTGATCGAAAACAAGCCGAATATCGAATGCGGCACAGCGAAGAGCGTTATCGGGCACTTATCGATGCGACTGCGGAAATCGTCTGGACGACGACGGCAAGTGGTGAAGTCGAACTGGATTCACCGTCTTGGAGAGAATACACCGGCCAAACCTTTGAACAATGGAAAGGGTGGGGATGGCTGGATGCGATTCATCCAGAGGACCGTGAAGTGACAGCCGAAAAATGGCGTCGAGCGGTGATCACCAAATCTGATTGCCGGATGGAATACCGCGTTCGGCATTGTTCGGGCGAATACCGGTGGACTGCAGTGCGCGCCGTTCCGGTGTTGCTAGACGACGGATCAGTTCGCGAATGGGTCGGTCTAAACGTCGACATTCAGCCACAGAAAAATGCCGAGGGACTGATCCGCAAGAGTGAAGGCCGACTTTCGAAAGCCATGGAAATTGCGAAGGCAGGTAGCTGGGAAGCAACTCCCGGGGCGAACGAATTTCGAGGGTCGGAACTGGCAATGCGTCTGTATGGTTTTGCCCCCGAAACTGAAACGACATTGGAAGATATTCTGGCGGTCGTTCATCCAAATGATCAAGCAACCGTTCGCTTGGCTTTGAAAGAGTCTGCCGACACAGGTGTTTCTTTCAACGTCGAAATGCGAATCGTGCAGCCTGACGGAACAGTTCGCTGGGTTGCTTCTCATGCCGAGGTTGACCGAGGAAGCGAGCCACCACACCTGATGGGTTTCGTTCAAGACATCACGTCACGCAAGCAGACTCAGCTGGAGTTGCTGGCAAGCGAACGTCGACTTGCCGCTGCACTTGAAGGCGGAAAGATGGGGCTGTGGGAATGGGATCTGCAGCGTGGAAGTTGTGTCTGGAATGATCGTGAGTATGAGATCTTTGGATTAGAGCCTGGCGATGGTGAAGTCGCGGTTTCAATATTCTTTGAACATGTCCATGAAGAAGATTCAGGTGAACTTCGTCGTGTGCTACGTCAAGTAACCGAAGACGCCCACGAGTTTTATCACGAGGCGAGGATTCGAAAGATCGATGGGCAAATTCGATGGATCGCCTTTGCGGGTCAAGTCGAACGCAACGAGCAGGGAATTCCACTGCGATTGGTTGGTGTGAACTACGACATCACTGAACCGAAGATCGCATCAGAAGCTCTACGCGAATCGGATCGTCGAAAAGACGAGTTCTTGGCAACACTGGCGCACGAGCTTCGTAATCCTCTGGCTCCCTTGCGGTCTGGCCTTGAGATCATTCGCACATCAGCGAACGATCCCGAGATGATTGCCGAAACTTTGCAAACGATGCATCGTCAGCTTTCGCATCTGGTCGCACTGGTGGACGACCTTTTGGATGTCTCTCGGATTTCCAAAGGCAAGCTTCGTTTGCGCCGAGAGAATTTGCGGTTCTTTTCTGTTGTGAAAGACGCGATCGAGATTTCGCGACCAATGGTCGAGATTGCTGGGCATCGTTTCCACGTCGATTTGCCAGACAGGGATGCGATGCTTAATGGTGATCCCCACCGCCTTTCACAAATCCTTTCCAATCTGATCAACAACGCAGCGAAGTACACTCCATCTGGAGGCAATGTGACGGTGACAGCACGGATCGAGGATCGTGAAGCGGTCATCAGCGTGACGGATGATGGGATTGGGATCGAGTCAGATCAATTGGTAAAGGTCTTCACGATGTTCGCCCAAATCGAACGTGAGGAGTCGCTGGGGTATGCGGGGTTGGGGATTGGGCTCTCGCTGGTGGAGTCATTGGTGGAAATGCATGGGGGAAAGATCAGTGTTCTTAGTCCCGGAGCTGGCAAGGGAGCGACGTTCACGGTTCGATTGCCAATCGAAAGAGTGCTGGAGGAACCAGTTGTTGAACGTGGCGACAATCAGGAACAGATGCTCTCGACCCTGCGGCGTGTATCGAAGGTGCTTGTCGTTGATGACAACTATGCTGCGGCAAAAACACTGAGCATAGTGATCAAAAAGCTGGGCAATGACGTTCGCATCGCATCCGATGGTGTGGAAGGCGTTCAAGCAGCCGAGGAATTTAAGCCGGACCTTGTCATCATGGATATCGGAATGCCTGTCATGGATGGATATGCGGCAGCCAGGGCGATGCGAGCTGAATCTTGGGGGAAGAAAATGCTTCTCGTCGCGTTAACCGGATGGGGACAGGACGAAGACTTCCGAAAAACGAAGGAAGCAGGGTTCGATCAGCATCTAGTAAAGCCGATCGAACCGGAAGTTATTCATCGACTTTTGTACGACTTGGGAAACAGTCATGAAGATCGACATGAGTCCGAACCAAACTAG
- a CDS encoding sugar phosphate isomerase/epimerase family protein, whose protein sequence is MKRRQFIAAGAAISTLIAKPNWLLALDADNQYRKNIGIQLYTLRNEIGKDVAGTLKAVAEAGYQQVEPYGFPGADDMIREAKANGMKVNSSHCNTDGIFHPDRKGVQPFDALLEKAHEHGLSHLVVPYLSGDMRDSLDKYKMVADRCNAAAEKASKAGIQLSYHNHAFEFEPHDGGTTGYDIFKDRFSEHMKFEVDVFWVAVAGVDPSKLIGDLGGRVSQLHLKDLDATVKTPKFDGIPKEAFKELGNGVIKMEPILAAAEKAGVAHCHVEQDHSPHPLESVRESIGYLGKL, encoded by the coding sequence ATGAAACGTCGTCAATTTATTGCCGCGGGCGCCGCAATCTCCACATTGATCGCCAAACCAAACTGGCTGCTCGCGCTTGATGCCGACAATCAATACCGCAAGAACATCGGCATCCAGCTTTACACGCTAAGAAACGAGATTGGCAAAGACGTTGCAGGAACGCTGAAAGCCGTCGCCGAAGCTGGATACCAACAGGTGGAACCCTACGGCTTCCCTGGTGCCGATGACATGATTCGCGAAGCCAAAGCCAATGGCATGAAAGTCAACTCGTCGCACTGCAATACCGACGGCATCTTCCATCCAGATCGGAAAGGTGTTCAACCATTTGATGCGTTGCTCGAAAAAGCTCACGAGCATGGCCTAAGCCATCTTGTCGTTCCATACCTTTCGGGTGACATGCGAGACTCGCTCGACAAATACAAGATGGTCGCCGATCGCTGTAACGCCGCTGCCGAGAAGGCTTCAAAAGCTGGAATCCAACTGTCGTATCACAATCACGCCTTCGAGTTTGAACCTCATGATGGTGGGACCACTGGCTACGACATCTTCAAAGATCGATTCTCAGAACACATGAAATTCGAAGTGGACGTGTTCTGGGTCGCCGTTGCCGGAGTTGATCCGTCGAAGTTAATCGGAGATCTAGGCGGACGTGTATCTCAATTGCACCTAAAAGATCTCGACGCAACGGTCAAAACACCGAAGTTCGATGGGATCCCTAAAGAAGCCTTCAAAGAATTGGGCAACGGGGTCATCAAAATGGAACCCATCTTGGCCGCAGCCGAAAAAGCCGGTGTCGCACATTGCCACGTCGAACAAGATCACTCACCGCACCCGCTCGAAAGTGTACGCGAAAGCATCGGATACCTAGGAAAGCTTTAG
- a CDS encoding serine hydrolase domain-containing protein, with protein MHLVSLKIAALAIALPLMCSWTDTAQSETPFDSIDRFTQKAVDDGKVAGGCLLVYHGGKVVHQVAFGYADRESHRPFEIDTPVVIASISKPILSTLLHHLVDQDKLDLDAPIAEYLPEFSSCRLESGALLDRSPTTTELITHTSGIRPDEAADGRVWYQSWTADQSLEYVVKRIADDFPFKHQPGEKFAYSGIGTEVAARVGEVVTERTRNEMLQEYFCAPLGLTATYYRDRSALESLDVQPATRYYRGAKSGKLFRSNERPVPEANRYSSSGGSIISSAPDLLTWLLMIRNGGRHDGGTYLSKESHTHFVTEHEIGYAAKGGMFIRRRDDFGNPARYSHTGSSGTNVWIDFEQDTIGIMLTQTRGSDIREFRKELERRVTESVAMLDAVPID; from the coding sequence ATGCACCTAGTTTCATTGAAGATCGCGGCGCTGGCGATTGCTTTGCCATTGATGTGTTCATGGACAGACACGGCGCAATCAGAAACTCCCTTTGACTCGATCGATCGCTTCACACAAAAGGCCGTCGACGATGGCAAAGTCGCAGGCGGGTGTTTGCTGGTCTATCACGGCGGGAAGGTGGTGCATCAGGTTGCATTTGGATATGCAGACCGAGAAAGCCATCGTCCTTTTGAAATCGACACCCCGGTCGTCATCGCTTCGATCAGTAAGCCAATCCTTTCGACACTCCTTCACCATCTTGTTGATCAAGATAAGCTAGATCTCGATGCGCCGATCGCGGAATATCTTCCAGAGTTCTCATCATGTCGGCTGGAATCGGGTGCACTCCTTGATCGCTCGCCGACGACGACGGAGTTGATCACACACACCTCAGGAATTCGTCCGGATGAAGCGGCTGATGGACGTGTCTGGTACCAATCTTGGACAGCCGATCAGAGCTTGGAATACGTTGTCAAGCGAATCGCAGATGACTTTCCGTTTAAACATCAGCCCGGCGAAAAGTTCGCTTACAGTGGCATCGGCACCGAGGTCGCAGCTCGCGTTGGCGAAGTCGTCACAGAACGCACTCGCAACGAAATGCTTCAGGAGTATTTCTGTGCCCCGTTAGGCCTAACAGCAACGTACTATCGCGACCGGTCAGCACTTGAAAGCCTGGACGTCCAACCAGCTACCAGATACTACCGAGGGGCAAAGAGTGGAAAACTGTTCCGGTCCAACGAGCGTCCCGTTCCGGAAGCGAACCGTTACAGTTCCTCCGGTGGATCGATCATCTCGAGTGCACCAGATCTGCTGACATGGTTGCTGATGATTCGCAACGGGGGACGACATGATGGGGGGACGTATCTGTCCAAAGAAAGTCACACGCACTTCGTGACCGAACATGAAATCGGCTATGCAGCCAAAGGCGGCATGTTTATTCGTCGGCGTGATGACTTTGGAAACCCAGCTCGCTACAGCCATACCGGATCAAGCGGTACGAACGTCTGGATCGATTTCGAACAAGATACGATTGGGATTATGTTGACGCAGACCCGAGGCTCCGACATTCGCGAATTTCGAAAAGAGCTTGAACGCCGAGTGACCGAGTCGGTGGCGATGCTTGATGCCGTGCCAATCGACTGA
- a CDS encoding glutamate synthase subunit beta, translating into MGKPTGFKEFDRKKVPWRLPVVRLNDYDEIYTEHKVDHLREQGARCMDCGVPFCQSATGCPIDNLIPEWNDLVYNNRWKEAIERLHKTNNFPEFTGRTCPAPCEGSCVLGITNPPVTIKNIENAIVDRAWEEGWIVPEPPKSRTDKSVVIVGSGPSGLAAADQLNKAGHTVTVLERADRPGGLLQYGIPNMKLSKEAVQRRIDKMTQEGVTFKTGVNVGKDVDPKELVNEYDAVLLACGATKARDLPIGNRDAKGIHLAMEFLTANTKQSVHGDKIGDTFISAEGKDVIVIGGGDTGTDCIATSLRHGCRSVVNFELLPKPPADRAPENPWPEWPRIFRVDYGHEEAEAKFGRDPREYQILSKEFVKDADGNLSGIKTVEVEWTKDEAGKWQMSEVAGSEKEWPAQLILLSMGFLGPEQYVAESLGLETDPRSNFKAEHGKFATNIDKVFAAGDCRRGQSLVVWAINEGRGAARAIDQYLQGESQLPAPGITMGTTMQV; encoded by the coding sequence ATGGGTAAGCCAACTGGATTCAAAGAGTTCGATCGTAAAAAAGTACCTTGGCGTCTTCCAGTTGTTCGTTTGAACGACTACGACGAAATCTACACCGAGCACAAAGTTGATCACCTGCGTGAACAGGGTGCTCGCTGCATGGACTGTGGCGTTCCGTTTTGCCAATCGGCAACCGGATGTCCGATCGACAACTTGATTCCCGAGTGGAATGACTTGGTTTACAACAATCGCTGGAAAGAGGCGATCGAACGTCTACACAAGACCAACAACTTCCCTGAGTTCACTGGCCGGACATGCCCAGCGCCTTGCGAGGGCTCATGTGTTCTTGGAATCACCAACCCGCCGGTGACGATCAAGAATATCGAGAACGCGATCGTTGACCGGGCATGGGAAGAGGGTTGGATTGTTCCCGAACCGCCAAAGTCAAGAACCGATAAGAGCGTCGTCATTGTCGGCAGCGGTCCTTCGGGACTGGCTGCTGCGGATCAGCTGAACAAGGCCGGACACACGGTCACCGTATTGGAACGTGCCGATCGTCCTGGTGGACTGCTGCAATACGGCATCCCGAACATGAAGTTGTCCAAAGAAGCGGTTCAGCGTCGTATCGACAAAATGACCCAAGAGGGCGTGACTTTCAAAACCGGCGTCAACGTTGGAAAGGATGTCGACCCGAAGGAATTGGTCAACGAATACGATGCGGTACTGTTGGCTTGCGGCGCGACCAAAGCGCGCGACTTGCCCATCGGTAATCGCGACGCGAAAGGGATCCATCTGGCAATGGAATTCCTGACCGCCAATACCAAGCAATCGGTTCATGGCGACAAGATCGGTGATACCTTCATCAGCGCCGAGGGCAAAGACGTCATCGTCATCGGTGGTGGTGACACCGGCACCGACTGTATCGCGACAAGCTTGCGACACGGTTGCCGCAGTGTTGTGAACTTCGAATTGCTTCCCAAACCACCGGCAGACCGGGCTCCCGAAAACCCATGGCCCGAATGGCCTCGCATCTTCCGAGTTGACTACGGTCACGAAGAGGCAGAAGCAAAGTTCGGCCGTGATCCACGCGAATACCAAATCCTCAGCAAGGAATTCGTGAAAGACGCTGACGGAAATCTTTCCGGGATCAAGACTGTCGAAGTCGAATGGACCAAAGATGAAGCAGGCAAATGGCAAATGTCAGAAGTTGCCGGCTCTGAAAAAGAATGGCCCGCTCAATTGATCCTATTGTCGATGGGCTTTCTAGGTCCGGAACAGTACGTCGCCGAGTCGCTGGGATTGGAAACCGATCCACGAAGCAACTTTAAAGCCGAACATGGCAAGTTTGCGACGAACATCGACAAGGTCTTCGCCGCAGGTGACTGCCGTCGCGGACAAAGTCTGGTCGTTTGGGCGATTAACGAAGGTCGCGGAGCGGCCCGTGCAATTGATCAATATTTGCAAGGTGAAAGCCAATTGCCCGCCCCGGGGATTACCATGGGCACCACCATGCAAGTCTAA